A region from the Geobacter benzoatilyticus genome encodes:
- a CDS encoding TIGR04282 family arsenosugar biosynthesis glycosyltransferase: protein MSKALIIFAKRPSPGRVKTRLVPHLTAEEAAELYRRMLLDILAKTGQITDVDKFLFYEQWAGAAEYFAETASGGFICPQVGKGMGERLETAFDHVFRRGYDEVAVIGTDSPDLPVSFVERAFDLLRFPDVDAVFGPAVDGGYYLVAMARLHRELFRDIPWSTGKVLQRSLSKAAGAGVATALLPLWHDVDTAADLLRPELVDPDNGAPLTREFILRHQLRSPVFPGGR from the coding sequence ATGTCAAAAGCACTGATCATTTTTGCCAAAAGACCGTCACCGGGGCGTGTCAAAACAAGGCTGGTCCCGCATCTTACTGCGGAAGAGGCCGCCGAGCTTTACCGGCGGATGCTTTTGGATATCCTTGCCAAAACCGGGCAAATAACGGATGTGGACAAATTCCTCTTTTATGAACAGTGGGCTGGAGCGGCGGAATACTTCGCCGAAACGGCCAGTGGAGGATTTATTTGTCCACAGGTGGGGAAGGGGATGGGGGAACGGCTGGAGACTGCCTTCGACCATGTCTTTCGCCGGGGATACGACGAAGTGGCGGTAATAGGTACCGATTCTCCCGATCTGCCGGTATCTTTCGTGGAGCGGGCCTTTGATCTGCTCCGTTTTCCTGACGTTGATGCCGTGTTCGGTCCCGCCGTGGACGGGGGCTACTACCTCGTGGCCATGGCCCGGCTCCATCGTGAGCTCTTCAGGGATATTCCCTGGTCCACGGGGAAAGTGCTGCAGCGGTCACTGTCCAAGGCGGCCGGGGCGGGGGTCGCAACGGCCCTTCTCCCCCTGTGGCACGATGTTGACACGGCCGCCGACCTCCTGCGGCCGGAGCTCGTGGACCCGGACAACGGCGCCCCCCTCACACGGGAGTTCATTTTACGACATCAACTTCGTAGCCCTGTTTTCCCAGGTGGGCGATAA